One Vespa crabro chromosome 1, iyVesCrab1.2, whole genome shotgun sequence genomic region harbors:
- the LOC124432714 gene encoding uncharacterized protein LOC124432714: protein MSENRSHVVLEREEILEERRIGRYLRAIARDKSLHDPSYQVTRAVNSGDNFISDVYRVIIEGAKNKKMESIHLIVKCAPIDLRRDFIKVRKMFLQEIYFYKEILPIFNNFLRNYNMSIDNIPLMYKYSDTDKDEILILEDLKVKNYVMKETKFLDYPHARLALRSLGKFHAYSFAIRAKDPEAFKILKLINEPLFYRESSRSINQDMHARTKTLCDIVEKSLENEDKHYQEKFRNFAKNIFNIMIEIVQGSNAEPYAVVNHGDAWTNNFLFKYKENERTYEPEDLCFLDFQICRYASPVLDICYTLFCSTLYEIRNENYDELLRNYYDSFSKCLESLDCNPRELFPYEILLEHIERFGKFAAVMAIHVLHLFTDQDENITLSVDINVYYTKLKKNNFYRNTLTNTFKEFIDRNII, encoded by the exons ATGTCAGAAAACAGAAGTCATGTTGTtctagagagagaagaaattttaGAAGAAAGACGTATCGGAAGATATCTCCGAGCTATTGCCAGAGATAAATCATTGCATGATCCAAGTTATCAAGTAACTCGGGCAGTCAACTCTGGTGACAATTTTATTAGCGATGTTTATCGCGTAATAATAGAAGGtgcaaagaataaaaaaatggagaGTATCCATTTGATCGTAAAATGTGCTCCTATTGATTTGCGAAGGGATTTCATCAAAGTTAGGAAGATGTTCCTTCAggagatttatttttacaaggaAATTTTGCctattttcaacaattttctACGTAATTACAATATGTCCATTGACAATATTCCTTTAATGTACAAATACTCGGACACTGATAAAGACGAG atattaatattagaagacttgaaagtaaaaaattatgttatgaaagaaacaaagtttCTTGATTATCCACATGCTCGATTGGCCCTACGTTCTCTCGGAAAATTTCACGCATACAGCTTTGCAATTCGAGCTAAGGATCCTGAAGCTTTCAAGATATTAAAGTTGATAAATGAACCCTTATTTTATCGTGAAAGTAGTAGATCTATCAATCAAGATATGCATGCTCGTACGAAAACATTGTGCGATATTGTTGAAAAG tCTCTAGAAAACGAAGACAAACATTATCAAGAAAAATTCCGTAACTTTGCTAAAaacatctttaatattatgattgaaATAGTTCAGGGATCTAACGCTGAACCTTATGCCGTTGTAAATCATGGTGATGCTtggacaaataattttttgtttaaatacaaG GAGAATGAAAGAACTTACGAACCGGAGGATCTTTGCTTCCTCGACTTTCAAATCTGTCGTTACGCATCGCCTGTCTTGGACATATGCTATACGTTATTTTGTTCCACCCTATACGAGATTagaaacgaaaattacgacgaactacttcgaaattattatgattccTTTTCTAAATGTCTTGAAAGCTTAGATTGTAATCCTAGAGAATTATTTccttatgaaatattattggaACATATTGAACGTTTTGGCAAATTTGCCGCTGTAATGGCCATACACGTTTTACATCTTTTCACGGATCAAGATGAGAATATTACTTTGAGTGTCGATATTAATGTCTATTatacaaaattgaaaaagaataatttttataggaACACGTTGACAAATACATTTAAAGAGTTCATAGATaggaatattatatag